From the genome of Geoglobus ahangari, one region includes:
- a CDS encoding Lrp/AsnC family transcriptional regulator codes for MVIGVTMVNVSPGREKAVYKAIKEMKNVREVYHVFGEFDFVVIIEAGSLSELNKTVDSIRDIEGVTKTQTVVGAEI; via the coding sequence ATGGTTATTGGCGTCACAATGGTGAACGTCTCTCCCGGAAGGGAAAAGGCGGTTTACAAGGCCATAAAGGAGATGAAGAACGTCAGGGAGGTTTACCACGTTTTCGGCGAGTTCGACTTCGTGGTCATCATCGAGGCGGGCAGCCTCTCAGAACTCAACAAGACGGTTGACTCCATCCGGGATATTGAGGGCGTCACCAAGACTCAAACGGTGGTTGGGGCAGAAATCTGA
- a CDS encoding DUF362 domain-containing protein, with product MKVVVRDSCVGCSFCKLSCRFDAIEVLGKAEIDHERCTLCRRCISYCPLSALVVE from the coding sequence GTGAAGGTTGTTGTGAGGGACAGCTGCGTGGGCTGCTCTTTCTGCAAGCTTTCGTGCAGGTTCGACGCGATTGAGGTTTTAGGAAAAGCTGAGATAGATCACGAGAGGTGCACTCTCTGCAGGAGGTGCATTTCCTACTGTCCTCTCTCGGCCTTGGTGGTGGAATGA
- a CDS encoding restriction endonuclease has product MNFSTWQEFEEAIREILEHHGFTTRFRHVFKDEQGRAEIDVLAERYGLVLAIDAKRYTHGWYRLSAIKREAEKHAKRCERLERLEGRKVVPVVVPLIDDSVYLHKGAVIVPFVKLNDFLLNIHAYLHEFGFW; this is encoded by the coding sequence ATGAACTTTTCGACGTGGCAGGAGTTTGAGGAAGCGATAAGGGAAATCCTCGAGCACCACGGATTCACGACAAGGTTTCGCCACGTATTCAAAGACGAGCAGGGCAGGGCGGAGATTGACGTGCTGGCGGAGAGGTATGGACTCGTGCTGGCGATAGATGCGAAGAGGTACACTCACGGCTGGTACAGGCTGTCGGCGATAAAAAGGGAGGCGGAGAAGCACGCTAAGCGGTGTGAGAGGCTCGAAAGGCTCGAGGGGAGGAAAGTTGTGCCGGTCGTTGTCCCGCTCATAGACGACAGCGTTTACTTGCACAAGGGTGCGGTGATAGTGCCTTTCGTCAAGCTCAACGACTTCCTGCTGAACATCCACGCGTATCTCCACGAGTTCGGGTTCTGGTGA
- a CDS encoding DNA topoisomerase VI subunit B produces the protein MSSKHREISIAEFFEKNKHILGYSNPSKALITCVREAVDNSLDACEEAGILPDIMVKISKTGEGFFRIVVEDNGPGIERDQIPRVFGKLLYGSRFHAIKQSRGQQGIGISSAVLYAQITTGKPTVVTSKVEGGKAYRFELLIDTKKNEPEIVSEREVEWFSPHGTRIELEIRGSYVKERKQSVYEYLKETSVVNPHARITFITPDGEVHDFKRISDTPPEPPKEIKPHPHGIEIGTLMAMLKNTKARDLKNFLKTEFVRVGDKISEEILAKAGLPASMSPSSLSREDAERLINAFRLTDLLPPPVDCLSPIGESLIMKSLMEEYSPEFVYAVTRKPKVYSGHPFLVEAGIAYGGEIKEDKVSLLRFANKIPLLYQQSGCALTQAVVSVNWKNYGLQQSKNELPVAPAVILVHVASTNVPYVSESKEAVAAIPEIIEEVRLALQECGRRLKEYVERKKSIQKRKKKEEELLKIIPLLAEKISEVVEREKVDAEKVIARIMGKVYVSREVRDGRAVVVIHNFSSARRRLRIYEMCDGGINGDRTAKWDVEVGPGEECRIEYEFKGRHINRKPLVEGIEEEMLAGGEVVKLGY, from the coding sequence ATGAGCTCCAAGCACAGGGAGATAAGCATAGCCGAGTTCTTTGAGAAGAACAAGCACATTCTCGGGTACTCCAACCCATCCAAGGCGCTCATAACCTGTGTCAGGGAGGCCGTGGACAACAGCCTCGATGCCTGCGAGGAGGCGGGGATACTGCCCGACATAATGGTCAAGATCTCCAAGACCGGGGAGGGGTTTTTCAGGATCGTAGTGGAGGACAACGGCCCGGGCATAGAGAGGGATCAGATACCGAGGGTATTCGGAAAGCTCCTTTACGGATCGAGGTTTCACGCGATAAAGCAGAGCAGGGGTCAGCAGGGTATAGGAATCTCGTCGGCAGTCCTCTACGCCCAGATCACCACCGGAAAGCCCACGGTTGTCACGTCAAAGGTTGAGGGTGGAAAGGCCTACAGGTTCGAGCTCCTCATAGACACAAAGAAGAACGAGCCCGAAATCGTGAGTGAGCGCGAGGTTGAGTGGTTCTCACCACACGGAACGAGGATTGAGCTCGAGATAAGGGGCAGCTACGTCAAGGAGAGGAAGCAGAGCGTTTACGAGTACCTGAAGGAAACCTCCGTCGTCAACCCGCACGCAAGAATCACCTTCATAACCCCCGACGGGGAGGTGCACGATTTCAAGAGGATCAGCGACACCCCTCCTGAGCCGCCGAAGGAGATAAAACCTCACCCGCACGGCATCGAGATAGGTACGCTGATGGCCATGCTCAAGAACACGAAGGCAAGAGACCTGAAGAACTTCCTCAAAACCGAGTTTGTGAGAGTTGGGGACAAGATAAGCGAGGAGATCCTCGCAAAGGCCGGTCTGCCTGCAAGCATGAGCCCCTCATCCCTCTCGAGGGAGGATGCCGAGAGGCTCATAAACGCTTTCAGGCTGACAGACCTCCTCCCCCCTCCTGTAGACTGCCTCTCGCCGATAGGTGAGAGCCTGATAATGAAGAGCCTGATGGAGGAGTACTCCCCAGAATTCGTTTATGCTGTGACGAGGAAGCCGAAGGTTTACTCAGGGCATCCGTTTCTCGTCGAGGCCGGAATAGCCTACGGGGGAGAGATCAAGGAGGACAAGGTTTCGCTTCTGAGGTTTGCCAACAAGATCCCGCTACTCTACCAGCAGAGCGGCTGTGCCCTCACTCAGGCTGTGGTGAGCGTTAACTGGAAGAACTACGGGCTTCAGCAGTCCAAAAACGAGCTGCCTGTGGCTCCGGCAGTAATACTCGTTCACGTCGCCTCCACAAACGTTCCCTACGTTTCCGAGTCCAAGGAGGCCGTTGCAGCTATACCCGAGATAATCGAGGAGGTCAGGCTCGCGCTTCAGGAGTGCGGGAGAAGGTTGAAGGAGTATGTTGAGAGGAAGAAGAGCATTCAGAAGAGGAAGAAGAAGGAGGAAGAGCTCCTGAAGATCATCCCGCTGCTGGCGGAGAAGATAAGCGAGGTGGTCGAGAGGGAGAAGGTTGACGCTGAGAAGGTTATAGCGAGGATAATGGGGAAGGTGTACGTGTCGAGGGAGGTAAGGGATGGCAGGGCCGTCGTAGTCATTCACAACTTCTCCAGCGCGAGGAGGAGACTCAGAATCTATGAAATGTGTGACGGCGGGATAAACGGGGACAGGACTGCCAAGTGGGACGTGGAGGTTGGGCCGGGGGAGGAGTGCAGGATAGAGTACGAGTTCAAAGGCAGGCACATCAACAGAAAGCCGCTCGTTGAGGGGATTGAGGAAGAGATGCTCGCGGGTGGAGAGGTGGTGAAGCTTGGATATTGA
- a CDS encoding DUF1786 domain-containing protein: MEIFTLDVGTGTQDFLLYIEGENVRNCPKSVMPSPTKVVAKRVREIADAGRNILLTGYTMGGGPSSRAIREAASKVRVYAYEKPALTINDDLDRVRAEGVTIVDERPEDENLVEIELGDVDLDAYSSMLSSFGMNLPDRLVISVQDHGFSPEESNRRFRFRMFERVLKESPYLDSFLYPAEKIPEHYNRMMAVAEAVRDYGDRVGRDFELYVIDTVFSAIAGAMLDAREFPALVMNFGNGHTVFAIVDRDGRIYALMEHHTSIVRRMDINRLVGQFIRGELTNDAVYEQGGHGAYIDSVVEVRDFVATGPNAQLSDFREANPVGDVMIVGNVGMVSLLRSHELFDVAGV, encoded by the coding sequence ATGGAAATTTTCACGCTCGATGTGGGGACGGGCACGCAGGACTTCCTGCTTTACATTGAGGGGGAGAACGTCAGGAACTGCCCCAAGTCCGTCATGCCCTCTCCGACGAAGGTTGTGGCCAAGAGGGTCAGAGAGATTGCCGATGCTGGGAGGAACATCCTGCTCACCGGCTACACAATGGGCGGGGGACCGAGCAGCAGGGCCATAAGGGAGGCTGCGAGCAAGGTCAGGGTTTACGCGTACGAGAAGCCCGCCCTGACAATAAACGACGATCTTGACAGGGTGAGGGCTGAGGGCGTGACGATTGTGGATGAGAGACCCGAGGATGAGAATCTTGTAGAAATAGAGCTTGGAGACGTGGATCTCGATGCCTACTCATCTATGCTCTCCTCGTTTGGCATGAATCTGCCAGACAGGCTCGTGATCTCCGTTCAGGATCACGGCTTCTCGCCGGAGGAGAGCAACAGGAGGTTCAGGTTCAGAATGTTCGAGAGGGTTCTGAAGGAGAGCCCGTACCTCGACAGCTTCCTCTACCCTGCAGAGAAAATCCCGGAGCACTACAACAGGATGATGGCCGTTGCTGAGGCTGTAAGAGATTACGGGGACAGGGTGGGCAGAGACTTCGAGCTCTACGTCATCGACACCGTGTTTTCAGCAATAGCCGGGGCTATGCTCGATGCAAGGGAGTTTCCGGCCCTCGTGATGAACTTCGGCAACGGCCACACGGTCTTCGCGATTGTGGACAGGGACGGCAGAATCTACGCTCTCATGGAGCACCACACATCCATAGTCAGGAGGATGGACATCAACAGGCTGGTCGGCCAGTTCATCAGGGGTGAGCTGACGAACGATGCTGTCTACGAGCAGGGAGGGCATGGAGCGTACATCGACAGCGTCGTGGAGGTCAGGGATTTTGTTGCGACTGGCCCCAATGCCCAGCTCTCCGACTTCAGAGAGGCGAACCCTGTTGGCGATGTCATGATCGTGGGGAATGTGGGAATGGTCAGCCTGCTCAGGAGCCATGAACTTTTCGACGTGGCAGGAGTTTGA
- a CDS encoding DNA topoisomerase IV subunit A, with product MDIEQKALKALLRIAESIYEQLKNGEIPEIEISTRTKYNIEFNEESEVWVYGDRTSTRSAKTLKGAYMMLRMAYVMGFIKEQLKVNKSSTLRELYYISENWGMAKFNEQADSDRLIEDLEILTAFQREHFHIRPEEDGATVIGPIRIREETRRGVREIHCQEDVGEGGYQIPVNVDRLEFVEHDAKFVIAIETGGMRDRLVENGFDEEFDAIIVHLKGQPARSTRRLLKRLNTELGLPVVVFTDGDPWSYRIYASVAYGSIKSAHLSEYLATPAAKFVGIRPSDIVKYNLPSDKLNEQDVKALNAILTDPRFDSDFWRSEVKLQLDLGKKSEQQALAKYGLDYVTDVYLPERLTEMGILKA from the coding sequence TTGGATATTGAGCAGAAAGCGTTGAAGGCCCTGCTCAGGATAGCCGAGTCCATCTACGAGCAGCTGAAGAATGGGGAGATACCGGAGATAGAGATCTCCACGAGAACAAAGTACAACATCGAGTTCAATGAGGAGAGCGAGGTGTGGGTTTATGGCGACAGGACATCAACGAGGTCTGCGAAGACGCTTAAGGGAGCGTACATGATGCTCAGGATGGCGTACGTGATGGGCTTCATAAAGGAGCAGCTCAAAGTGAACAAGTCCTCGACCCTCAGAGAGCTCTACTACATCTCCGAGAACTGGGGGATGGCCAAGTTCAACGAGCAGGCCGACAGCGACAGGCTGATAGAGGATCTCGAGATTCTCACCGCCTTTCAGAGGGAGCACTTCCACATAAGGCCAGAAGAGGATGGCGCTACGGTGATTGGCCCAATCAGGATTAGGGAGGAGACGAGGAGGGGTGTTAGGGAGATCCACTGTCAGGAGGACGTTGGAGAGGGTGGATACCAGATTCCCGTGAACGTGGACAGGCTGGAGTTTGTCGAGCACGACGCGAAGTTCGTCATAGCAATAGAGACCGGAGGTATGAGGGACAGGCTCGTCGAGAACGGGTTTGACGAGGAGTTTGACGCGATAATCGTGCACCTGAAAGGCCAGCCAGCGAGGAGCACCAGAAGGCTGCTCAAGAGACTGAACACAGAGCTCGGGCTGCCCGTGGTGGTCTTCACGGATGGAGACCCCTGGAGCTACAGGATCTACGCCAGCGTTGCTTACGGGAGCATAAAGTCAGCCCACCTCAGCGAGTACCTCGCAACTCCCGCAGCGAAATTCGTGGGGATCAGGCCGTCGGACATCGTGAAGTACAACCTCCCTTCGGACAAGCTGAACGAGCAGGATGTGAAGGCTTTGAACGCGATTCTCACCGACCCGCGCTTTGATTCTGACTTCTGGAGGAGCGAGGTTAAGCTGCAGCTTGACCTCGGCAAGAAGTCGGAGCAGCAGGCACTCGCCAAGTACGGTCTCGACTACGTCACCGATGTTTACCTGCCCGAGAGATTAACGGAGATGGGGATCTTGAAAGCATGA
- a CDS encoding sensor histidine kinase, producing the protein MKLQTKLVAVIVVSFLGMLILSVIYVTYSVVSISDKIEQMVVEMESGSIERFMDRQVDELGERCAVYLNAESFSDLGDVGRRLENPVLFKLLGISAAIVLDSSYEEVASLAYDSRNGSWVRVPDRVRESIGTMVEHRSGIILLDRPAIFSVHPVETLSEENGYVVFVRYIDEHMISELKSHEDVEIGLSDRRVEEQVYELRDGNLIIYLPLRDVRGDIALVFEYSLHPYWRDLSRFGVLSAIVFVSATTVVVGFAVLIVLGRDVERIREISEFTRSVTEHGYSDRRLEVRGDDEISSLAESINTMLDEIQKSQRSLEMANENLRFLNRLMRHDLLNRLTRIMGLAELGLERKTPEFYEGILEAVEDSARLIERVKNLEVAFTDYRPERIDLREVIEEVMKNYDIAYEIHGDATVLADVGIYSVVDNLVSNAIRHGGTERIEFEIAEKEEYVELRVKDYGRGISDEIKEEIFREGFSTADSLGLGLYIVRRIVERYGGKVWVEDNPEGGAVFVIRLPRA; encoded by the coding sequence ATGAAGCTGCAGACCAAGCTCGTAGCGGTAATAGTCGTGTCCTTTCTCGGCATGCTCATCCTCTCGGTCATCTACGTGACGTATTCCGTCGTTTCGATCTCCGATAAGATCGAGCAGATGGTAGTCGAGATGGAGTCCGGCAGCATAGAGAGGTTCATGGACAGGCAGGTTGACGAGCTCGGCGAGAGGTGTGCAGTCTACCTGAACGCAGAGAGCTTCTCCGACCTCGGGGATGTTGGGAGGAGGCTGGAAAACCCGGTGCTGTTCAAGCTTCTCGGGATCAGTGCTGCGATAGTCCTTGACAGCTCGTATGAGGAGGTTGCATCGCTCGCCTACGACTCGAGAAACGGGAGCTGGGTGAGGGTCCCGGATCGAGTCAGAGAAAGCATCGGAACGATGGTGGAGCACAGGAGCGGCATAATCTTGCTCGACAGGCCTGCCATATTCTCGGTTCACCCTGTTGAGACCCTGAGCGAGGAGAACGGTTATGTGGTCTTCGTCAGGTACATTGACGAGCACATGATCTCCGAGCTGAAGTCCCACGAGGACGTTGAGATCGGACTGAGCGACAGGAGGGTCGAAGAGCAGGTTTACGAGCTGAGGGACGGAAACCTCATCATTTACCTCCCACTCAGGGATGTGAGAGGGGATATTGCGCTCGTTTTCGAGTACTCGCTCCACCCGTACTGGAGAGACCTCTCGAGGTTTGGCGTGCTCAGCGCGATAGTGTTCGTCTCCGCAACCACAGTTGTTGTGGGCTTCGCCGTACTGATCGTCCTTGGCAGGGACGTGGAGAGGATACGGGAGATCTCCGAGTTCACGAGATCCGTGACGGAGCACGGGTACTCTGACAGGAGGCTGGAGGTGAGGGGAGATGACGAGATCTCATCACTTGCCGAGAGCATCAACACGATGCTCGACGAGATCCAGAAGTCCCAGAGGAGCTTAGAGATGGCCAACGAGAACCTGCGCTTCCTCAACAGGCTCATGAGGCACGACCTGCTCAACAGGCTTACGAGGATCATGGGGCTTGCGGAGCTGGGGCTGGAGAGGAAGACTCCTGAGTTTTACGAGGGGATTCTGGAGGCTGTAGAGGACTCTGCGAGGCTGATTGAGAGGGTCAAGAATCTTGAGGTGGCCTTCACCGACTACAGGCCCGAGAGAATAGACCTCAGGGAGGTCATCGAGGAGGTCATGAAGAACTACGACATTGCCTACGAGATCCACGGGGACGCGACGGTCTTGGCGGACGTCGGGATATACTCGGTTGTTGACAACCTCGTCAGCAACGCCATAAGGCATGGCGGAACGGAGAGGATCGAGTTCGAGATCGCTGAGAAGGAAGAGTATGTGGAGCTGAGGGTTAAGGACTACGGCAGGGGGATCTCAGATGAGATCAAGGAGGAGATCTTCAGGGAGGGTTTCAGCACGGCGGACAGCCTCGGACTGGGCCTCTACATCGTGAGGAGGATAGTCGAGAGGTACGGTGGGAAGGTCTGGGTGGAGGACAATCCGGAGGGCGGAGCGGTGTTCGTGATCAGGCTGCCCAGAGCGTGA
- a CDS encoding NAD(P)-binding protein: MRVGIVGAGLGGLLTGAILAENGYRVEVFERLPFIGGRFTSISYKGYEVSTGALHMIPHGSKGPLARLLRRAGCRVEIVDSRPEAEIYWNGEREVLSRRSFPFRDLMKLNLEFLRLKFGRNRTLEEFGKGLSERAYLFMRAFLGWSLSVFPDQISFGSIVPIYRQTERYRGPGIPVGGCKAVVEELAEVIKSNDGVIAREEVTALKPGEIFGVYGKERRDYDVVVSNLGHKLTMELLGERYGEVKPESRGVKYTIALDEPFVGHTGVLFTLGMRIAGMNEVTNADDNLGKKHMLQAHQPLREGSREEILAGLKELREILKGYSYVIIAVQSYKGDWPVNRVMAGMKESNSTPYRNLYVVGDGAKGEDIEVDGVALGVERVLGELL, from the coding sequence ATGAGGGTCGGCATAGTCGGTGCGGGGCTCGGAGGTCTGCTGACGGGAGCAATTCTGGCAGAGAACGGGTACAGGGTTGAGGTCTTCGAGAGACTGCCGTTCATCGGCGGCAGGTTCACGTCTATAAGCTACAAAGGCTACGAGGTCAGCACCGGCGCTCTCCACATGATCCCGCACGGGAGCAAAGGCCCTCTGGCGAGGCTGCTGAGGAGGGCTGGCTGCAGGGTGGAGATCGTGGATTCAAGACCCGAGGCCGAGATCTACTGGAACGGGGAAAGGGAGGTTTTGAGCAGGAGGTCGTTTCCGTTCAGAGACCTGATGAAGCTCAATCTCGAGTTTCTGAGGCTGAAGTTTGGAAGGAACAGAACTCTGGAGGAGTTCGGCAAGGGGCTGAGCGAGAGGGCATACCTCTTCATGAGGGCGTTCCTCGGATGGAGCCTGAGCGTTTTCCCTGATCAGATCAGCTTCGGAAGCATAGTTCCGATTTACAGGCAAACCGAGAGATACAGAGGTCCCGGGATTCCTGTCGGCGGGTGCAAGGCGGTTGTTGAGGAGCTTGCTGAGGTTATAAAGTCGAACGATGGCGTGATAGCGAGAGAGGAGGTCACGGCTCTAAAGCCGGGGGAGATCTTCGGCGTTTACGGTAAGGAGAGGCGTGATTATGACGTCGTCGTATCCAACCTCGGTCACAAGCTCACCATGGAACTCCTCGGCGAGCGATACGGGGAGGTTAAGCCGGAGAGCAGGGGTGTGAAGTACACGATCGCCCTTGACGAGCCGTTTGTCGGTCACACCGGAGTCCTCTTCACACTCGGGATGAGGATAGCCGGGATGAATGAAGTGACGAATGCGGATGACAATCTGGGGAAGAAGCACATGCTTCAGGCCCACCAGCCCCTGAGAGAGGGGAGCAGAGAGGAGATCCTTGCTGGTCTCAAGGAGCTCAGGGAGATCCTCAAGGGGTACAGCTATGTGATAATCGCGGTTCAGAGCTACAAGGGTGACTGGCCGGTCAACAGGGTGATGGCTGGGATGAAGGAGAGCAACTCCACACCCTACAGGAACCTTTACGTTGTTGGTGACGGTGCCAAGGGCGAGGACATAGAGGTTGACGGGGTGGCCCTTGGGGTTGAGAGGGTTCTGGGGGAGCTGCTGTGA
- a CDS encoding radical SAM protein, producing the protein MELGKLYRLIQLSSYDVCHERCVYDPLRHIYRSGNLRLLKTVISSSCSYDCLYCHNAWNRGVNSSPEEIARLFFLMRERGLVNGAFLSNSIRDPERSMDDILRAGEMIRENFRGYMHLKIIPGCSRDQIRHAVELANRVSLNLESPSRSLLSELCSTKSKSDFSRTLRFVMKYARKMGVSFTTQLIAGLGEKDSQILRVAGRLYGMGVKRVYYSAFRPISGTPLENRRPESRRRLVNLYRADALIRVYGFDPSEIEKVMEDGFLPREDPKVALALRKLERGEKLSPIEVPGIGVKGASLIASSSDLAALKRAGFSVKRASAFHPSQRRIGDFTS; encoded by the coding sequence GTGGAGCTTGGAAAACTCTACCGTCTCATCCAGCTCTCCAGCTACGACGTGTGCCACGAGAGGTGCGTTTACGACCCTCTTAGGCACATCTATCGCTCGGGGAATCTCAGACTACTGAAGACGGTCATCTCATCCTCATGCTCGTACGACTGCCTCTACTGCCACAACGCGTGGAATAGGGGGGTGAACTCGAGCCCCGAGGAGATTGCCAGACTCTTCTTTCTCATGAGGGAGAGGGGTCTTGTCAACGGCGCGTTCCTCTCCAACTCCATAAGGGACCCGGAGAGGTCGATGGACGACATCCTGCGTGCCGGAGAGATGATCAGAGAGAACTTCCGCGGCTACATGCACCTGAAGATCATCCCGGGCTGCAGCAGGGATCAGATAAGGCATGCGGTTGAGCTTGCCAACAGGGTGAGCCTGAACCTCGAGTCCCCGTCGCGTTCTCTGCTCTCGGAGCTTTGCTCGACGAAGTCAAAGTCAGATTTCTCCAGAACGCTGAGGTTTGTCATGAAGTATGCGAGGAAAATGGGTGTTAGCTTCACTACTCAGCTGATCGCGGGTCTCGGGGAGAAGGACTCCCAGATTCTGAGGGTTGCGGGCAGGCTTTACGGAATGGGTGTGAAGCGCGTTTACTACTCCGCATTCAGGCCAATCTCCGGAACGCCCCTCGAGAACAGAAGGCCTGAGAGCAGGAGGAGGCTCGTGAACCTCTACAGGGCTGACGCGCTCATCAGGGTCTACGGCTTCGACCCATCCGAAATCGAGAAAGTTATGGAAGACGGCTTTCTGCCCAGGGAAGATCCAAAGGTCGCGCTGGCGCTGAGGAAGCTTGAGAGGGGAGAAAAGCTGTCCCCCATCGAGGTTCCCGGGATCGGTGTGAAGGGCGCGTCCCTCATCGCGAGCTCTTCAGACCTTGCAGCCCTCAAGAGGGCGGGTTTTTCCGTGAAGCGTGCTTCAGCTTTTCATCCCTCTCAGAGGAGGATTGGCGATTTCACCTCTTAG